A window of Cryptomeria japonica chromosome 3, Sugi_1.0, whole genome shotgun sequence contains these coding sequences:
- the LOC131047918 gene encoding mavicyanin, producing MESESLQGKGRCGNWKLILIFTVAIFNSRGCKAAEHVVGADRGWDPQSAHNFQEWASSKIFRVGDNLWFAYSSAVQSVAEVNSREEWETCDVSNPIRLYKGGLDSVPLHSEGSRYFVSGRAEDCLKNGMKLHINVVPFNTSSPVNVKAVAEAPKSSGMSVFTAFSFFCACVCIFLSLSLSFSL from the exons ATGGAGTCCGAATCTCTGCAGGGCAAAGGCCGTTGCGGCAACTGGAAATTGATACTGATATTTACAGTCGCGATCTTTAATAGCAGGGGATGCAAAGCAGCTGAGCACGTAGTAGGGGCGGACAGGGGATGGGATCCTCAATCGGCTCACAACTTCCAGGAATGGGCTTCCAGCAAAATTTTCCGCGTCGGCGATAATCTCT GGTTTGCGTACTCGTCTGCGGTGCAGAGCGTGGCGGAGGTGAATAGCCGTGAGGAATGGGAGACCTGTGATGTGAGCAATCCGATTCGCCTTTACAAAGGCGGCCTCGATTCTGTGCCTCTGCACAGCGAGGGCAGCAGATATTTTGTTAGCGGCCGGGCGGAAGATTGTCTGAAAAATGGAATGAAGCTGCACATTAATGTCGTTCCTTTCAATACGAGCTCGCCAGTGAATGTTAAAGCCGTTGCTGAGGCCCCTAAATCTTCTGGAATGTCTGTGTTTACGGCCTTCTCTTTCTTCTGTGCCTGTGTCTGTATTTTCCTTTCACTTTCCCTTTCGTTTTCCCTTTGA